The genomic stretch AGCGACGGGGCCCCACGGTGGACGAGGCCGATGTTGCCGAAGCCCCGATTGTCGCGGGGCTGGAAGGCGGTCCCCCCACCGCCACGATTCCAACGGCTGACGGCGGGAATGCTGGCGCAGGGCCGGGCCCAGCACCAGGCCACGCCGATACCGGCACGGGTGGCGCGGGAGCCCACGGCGGGACCGGCAGCCGGAGCGAGACGCCAGGCACGAGCGCATACATACCCGGCAGCGGCCCGCGGGACAGCGGCAGCAGAGCCGGTGGTGGCAGCGCCCCCCGGAACAGCGGCAGCTGGACCGTTGGTGGCAGCGGCCCGCGGGACAGCGGCAGCCGGACCGGTGGTGGCAGCGGCGCTGGCCGAGGTCGCTTCGGAGGTGGGGGAAGCCTCACGGGTGGCCACAGCGCCACCGGTGGGGACAGCCTGTCGAGCGGCAACAGTGTGACGGGGGGCGGCAGCAGCACCGGCCAAGGCGGCAGTGGCTCGGGTCGAGCCACGGGCTTGCGCAACTGAGGAAGCAGCGCGGGTGGCTCGGCCTCGGGAAGTGGAGGGCTGGACAGTGCCAGTGGCGGCGACAGCGCGTCCGGCGACGGCAGCGGCGAGGGAGGCTCGCGGTCCGGTGGGATGCTGGGGCTCTGACGCCGCCTCACGCGGTGCACCTCACCGCCACGCCGTCGCAATCGCGCTGGAGGAACGGCCGGAGCGCGTATCGCCTGGACCCGACGCGCCTCGAAAAGCAAACGGGATGAGCGGACCGTGCCGCCCATCCCGCGCGTTCAAGCCCAGGTGACGCGGCCTCCGTCGTCGGCTGAGTCGTCTGGATGACCGGGGCCTGCGCTCCCTGCTGCCTGATGTCCTCCAGCACGTCGTTCATCGACGCCATCAGCGCATGCGGCCCGGAGCCCGTCCACGTCCCGGCTTCCTGGAGCATGGGAGCTGGCGGCGCGGCAGGTCCACGCGCTGTCCCGCCTGGCCAGCGGTCCCTTCATCGCCGTCAACTGCGGCGCGCTGCCACCAGAGCTGCTGGAGAGCGAGCTGTTCGGCCACGTCCGGGGCGCCTTCACCGGCGCCACGAAGCCGCGCGAAGGCCTGTTCGGCGTGGCGCGCGGCGGCACCCTCTTCCTGGACGAGGTGGGCGAGGCCTCTCCCCGCGTACAGGTGAAGCTGCTGCGCGTGCACCAGGAGCGGCGCTTCCGCGAGGACCTCTATTACCGGTTGGCCGTGTTGCCCATCGTCATGCCGCCGCTGCGCGAGCGCATCGAGGACATCCCGATTCTGGCCACGCGGTTCCTGGAGCAGGCCGCCGCGCGCAACGGCCTGCGGCTGCCGCTGCTGGCGCCCGAGGACGACGTGCGCTCGGAGCACGTGGCCCGCATGTTCGACCCGCCCACCTCCGCGCGAGCGCGGTCGGATTCCACGCGCGAGGAGGAGCCGGAGCTGCTGAGCGCCTCCGGTGAGCTGCCGACGCTGCGCGAGGCGAGAGACCGCTTCGAGCGGCGCTCCAAGGGCAACGTGGCCGCCGCCGCGCGCATGGCCAGCCGCAACCGCACGGACGTCTACGAGCTGCTGCGCCGCCACGGGCTGTCCCCCGCCGACTTCAAGTAGCGGCCGTCGCCCCCCCGTCCACCGAAGCGTTGTCGCGTGCACATCTCGCTCGTGCTTCACGGCCATGGCGGTGTGCTTTTCAACTGCCCAACCTTCAGCTGAACAGCAGTTGAGGGGGACGACAGTCATGCGAATCACACGAGCGATGTTGGGTGTGGCGATGGTGGGGACGGCCGTGATGCTCGCCGGCTGCGGAGAGAGCAGCGCTAGCGAGAACACGCTGGGGCCCCAACAGGCGGCCGCGGGTCATCCAGTGACGCTCACGGACGGCCAGATTCTGGGCGTGCTCCTGGTGGCCAACGCGGGCGAGGTGATACTGGGCCAGGTGGGCCAGGCGCAGGCTACCGACCCGACGGCGCGTGACTTCAACGCACGCATGGTCACCATGCACTCAGAGGTCATCCAGCGCCTGGAGAAACTGGCCATGGCCCAGGGCATCGCGCCCGCGGAGAGCCCGGTGTCGCAGCACCTCCAGCAGACGGCGCAGAAAACCGTCGACCTGCTGAGCGCCACGCAGGCCCCTGCCTTCGACCTGTCGGTGATGGATGCGCAGGTCGCCGCCCACGCCGGTACCGCCCTGCTGGGGGATTCTCTGCTCGCGATGCAAGTACAGAACCCAGCGCTCAAGGAAGAGCTGATGGCGATTCGGAAGACGGTCCAGGCCCACCTCCAGGAGGCCTCGAACATCCAGACCACCCTCTACAACGCGAAGCAGCCGTAGCCGCGACGCGCAGCCGTCCGCCCGGCAGTCGCAGCCCCGGGCGTGACGGCGCTTCGCGCGTGACGGCTTCCGAACAGTGCCCCTGTCCCTGGGGGCGATTGCATGGTGAACGCCCGGTTCCAGCGAGTGCTGGGAATTGGTGGAGCAGCCGCCACCAGGCCCCGTCAGAGCGACGCGCGCTTCAAAGCACCTTCACGGCCTTCACCATATCTGGCGACAGCTCCTCGTGCTGGAGGATGGAGAAGCCCAGCTTCCGGCTGATGGTCTGCATGGCGCGGTTGCCCGCGAGGATGTCCGCGACGATGCGCTCCATGCCCCAGTCCCGGCCGATGTCCACCAGTCGCTTCAGCATCTCCGCGCCCAGCCCCTGCCGCTGCACCGGGTCGCTGATGAGGATGGCGAACTCCGCGTCGCGCGTGCCTCGCAGCCGCGTGAGCCGTCCCACGCCGAGCAGCTCTCCGTCCTTGCGCTCCGCCACCAGCGCCATCTCCCGCGCGTAGTCGTTGAAGCAGATGCGGGACAGCCGCTCGTGCGCCACGCGCGTGCTCAGCTGCATCAGCCCCGCGTAGCGCAGGAACACCGTCTGCTCCGACAGCGTGCGGTGGAACTCCGCCATCTTCGGCTCGTCCTCCGGGCGGATGGGCCGCAGCAGAATCTCCTCGCCGTTGCGCAACCGGTAGGGCGCCACGTACTGGTTCGGGTACGGCTCGATGGCCAGCTTCGGCAGCTCCGCCTCCGTCACCGAGGCCGGGTGCAGCACCACGCGCGCGTCCAGTGCCAGCAGCCGCTCGGGCGAGGCCAGCAGCGGGTTGATGTCCACCTCCTTCACGAAGCGCTGCTCCGCCACCAGCTGGCTGAAGCGCACCATGAGCTGCTCCAGCGCCTTCAGGTCCACCGGCGGGCGGCCCCGGACGCCCTTCAACGCCTCGTAGATGCGCGTCTGCTCCATCATCCGCCGCGCCAGCGTGGTGTTCAACGGCGGCAGCCCCAGCGCCCGGTCCCTGAACACCTCCACCAACGTCCCGCCCGCGCCGAAGAGCAGCACCGGACCGAACTGCGCGTCCACGCTGCTGCCCACGATGAGCTCATAGCCATCCAGCCGCACCATGGGCTGCACGGAGACGCCGTCGAACGCGCTCCCCTGCCCCATCGCCTCCAGCCGCGTCCGGATGTCCCGGAAGGCGGCGCGCACGGCCTGCGCATCCGGAAGGTTCAGCCGCACGCCGCCAACTTCGGTCTTGTGCGTCACCGTGAGCGAGTGGAGCTTCACCACCACCGGGAAGCCCAGGGCCGCGGCCTCCGCCACCGCGGCGTCCTCCGTCACCGCCAGCCGCGTCTCCACGGTGGGGATGCCATACGCGGCGAGCAGCTTCTTGGACTCGTACTCCGTCAGCAGCGTCCGCCCTTCCGCGCGCGCTGACTCCACCCACCGGCGCACTTCGTCCCGGGCGCTGCCCACCGCCTGCGCCAACGCGGGCGTCTCATACAGGCCCGCCAGGTTGTACGTGTATCGCCACATGTAGTTGAAGATGCGCGCCGCCGTGTCTGGATAGCCGAAGGTGGGGATGCCCGCGTCGTTGAGGATGCGCTCCCCCGCCGCGACCTCCGAGCCGCCCATCCAGCTGGCCAGCACCGGCTTGCCGTGCAGCTTCGCGTAGGGCTTGAGGCGGTCCGCCGTCTGCGTGGGCTCCGTCATGTCCTGCGGCGTGAGGATGACGAGCAGCCCGTCACTGCCTTCGTCCTGGCCGGTGACTTCCAGCGCCTTCGCGAAGCGCTCCGGGTCCGCGTCTCCCAGGATGTCCACCGGGTTGCCGTGGCTCCACTGCGGCGGCAGGAAGGCGTCGAGGGCCTGGAGCGTGGACGCGCTGAGCGTGGCCAACTCACCGCCCCCCGACACCAACGCGTCCGTGGCCAGCACCCCGGGGCCGCCCGCGTTGGTGAGCACCGTGAGGCGCCGGCCCGCGGGGCGCGGCTGCCGGGCCAGCGTCTCCGCCATGTAGAAGAGGTCGGCGATGGAATCCACGCGCAGCACGCCGGTGCGACGGAAGGCGGCGCTGAGCACCTCGTCACTGCCCGTCAGCGAGCCCGTGTGGGACGCCGCCGCCTGCGCGGCCTGCGCCGTGCGGCCGGCCTTGATGACGATGATGGGCTTGGTGAGCGCCACCTCGCGCGCCGCGGAGAGGAAGGCCCGCGCGTCGCCAATGGACTCCATGTACAGCAGGATGGAGCGCGTCATCGGGTCGTCGGCCAGGAAGTCGATGAGGTCGCCCCAGCCCACGTCCAGCATCGAGCCCACCGACACGAAGGCGCTGAAGCCCACCGCCTCGCGCAGGCTCCAGTCGAGGATGGAGGTCAGCAGCGCGCCGCTCTGGCTGATGAAGGCCACGTTGCCCGGCCGGGCCATGGCGCCGGCGAACGTCGCGTTGAAGCCGCTGGGCGGGCGCATCACCCCCAGGCAGTTGGGGCCGATGATGCGCACCTGGGCCGCCTGAGCGATGCGGAGGATCTCCTGCTCCAGGCGCTCCCCCTCCGCCCCAATCTCCTTGAAGCCCGCGGAGAGGATGATGGCGCCCCGGATGCCCAGCTCCGCGCACTCCTGGATGACGCCGGGCACCGCTTGCGCGGGCGTGACGACGATGGCCAGGTCCACCCGCTCCGGCAAGGCCCCCAGGGACGGCCATGCCTTGATGCCCAGCACGTTCGGCCGCTTCGGGTTGATGGGGTAGACGGTGCCGCCAAAGGGGTTGCTGATGAGGTTCCACAGCACGGTGCGCCCCACGCTGCCGGGCCGCTCGGTGGCCCCGACGACGGCCACGCTGCGCGGCGCGAAGAGGACGTCCAGCGGCAGCCGCGTCCGCTGCAGGTGGAGCACGTTGTAGGACGGGTCCGTCTTCGAGGTGCCAGGGGCGCGCGTGTCCATGGCCTCCGTCATTGCGGCCGGGCTCGCCAGGGCGCAATGGCCTTCTCGTGCCTGCCCCGTGAACGCCCCCCTCCCAGGTCCTCGCATGAATGGGATAGAACGGGAATAACTGCACTTCCCGTCAAGGAACCAGGAGGCGCGCCCTGCGCATGTCACCCACATGTCGCTCTGACAGCCAGTACGTGACGCAGGTCGATCTGACACTCGCGGACAGTTTCACTGAACGAACTTTCACCGGTAGGCGAGCATCCCACGACCCGCTCGGTGTATACGGGGCGCCTCTATGACTCCTTCCGAGAAGCTTGTTTTCAACCAGACCGTCGAGGCGCTCTTCGTGCGCGCCCTCGAGAACCGCCTCACCCCGGCGTGCCGTGAGCACCTGCGCCGGGCGGGGTTGGAGCTCGACCAGAAGTTGGAGCGGGCCTACACCCTGGAGCAGTGGAAGGAGTTCCTCCGAATCGCCGCCGGCCACGTCTACGGCGGCGTCCCCGCCGAGGCGGCCTACTACTCGCTGGGCGAGCGGTTCATGGACGCGTACTTCGGCACCTTCTTCGGCCGGGCCCTGCTGGGCGTCGTCCGGCTGGCCGGGCCCCGGCGGATGCTGCTTCGCGCGGGCATGGGCTTTCGCGCCGGCAACAACTTCAGTGTGGTCGAAATCGTCGAGCGCAGCCCCACTTCGGTGGAGCTGCGGATGAATGACGTGCTGGCGGACCTGCCCACCTTCTCCGCGGGCCTGCTGGCGCGCGCGGTGGAGCTGTGCGGTGGGTGGCGGGTGGTCAGCATCCCCGAGGAGTTCGACGGCACCGCGGCCACCTTCCACATCCGCTGGTCCGAGGCCCCGGCCGAGGCCGCCCTCACCGCCACGGATGACGACTCGGGCGCGTCCCGGCCTCGCGCGTAGCAACCCCCTGCGCGCCCCGTGGCGCTTCGCCACGGGATGCCGCGCAGCACGCCACGCTCGCAAGACAGCCGAGCGTGGCCACGGGGCCACACGGCGGCCTGCGTCTCAGAGGGAAACGCGCGGCTTCACGGCGGCGCGGACCTGCTGGCATCGCGGCTGCAATCCCATGCGGCATCCCTCGGAGGATGGACGCATGAGCAACCCTGAAGTGGTGACGAAGTCCCCGCGCCGGATGCACTGGGGCGTGGGCGTGGCGGCGCTGGTGATGCTGTTCGCGGGCGTGGGCACGTGGCTGGTGCTGCGCCAGTCGGCGACGGAGCTGCCGCATCCGTCCATGGCGGTCATCCCCAAGCCATCCCATCCCGGCGTGGCGCCGCGCGCGGAGCCGCCGCTGCCCTCCTCCTCGGAGATGGACGCGCTGCTGCGCACACGGCTCGCTCGGGCGTCGCTCATGCCGGAGTTCGCCACGTGGCTGAAGGAGCAGGACCTGCTGCGCCGCTTCGTCACCGTCGTGGGCAACGTGGCCAACGGTGACAGCCCCCGCGAGGCAGTGAGCTTCCTCGCTCCGGCCGGCACCTTCGAGGCACGCCGCAAGGCCGGCAAGCTCGTCATCGAAAAGCAGAGCTACGCGCGCTACGATGTCATCGGCAAGGTGGTGGGCTCGCTCGACGTGGGCGTGCTGGTGTCCACCTACCGCGAGGTGCGTCACCTGGCCGAGCGCCTCCACAAGGAGACGGCCCGCCCCGGAAGCACCTTCGACGCCACGCTCCACCTCGCCTTCGAGCAGGTGCTCGCCGTCCCCGTCATCGACGGTGACGTCGAGGTGCTCCCCAAGGGCGCGCTGTTCGTCTACGCCGACCCGAAGCTCGAAGGGCTGACGGCCGCGCAGAAGCACCTGCTGCGGATGGGGCCGCAGAACCTCCGCCGCATCCAGGACAAGGTGCGCGAGGCGTCCCAGCAGCTTACCCAGCAGGCGTCCCGCCGCTGAAGCGGTCACCAGCCCCACCCGCCTGCCTTCGCCAGCGCGCGTCACCCGCGCTGGCCCTGGCAGGATGCAACGGGGGCCATGCAGATTGCGGCGCTCCGCCATGGGGCGCCGCCTCCGCGCAGAGGGACAAGCCGGGGGCACGGGCGTTGCTACCGGAGAAGCTTTCCTCCGGGACGAAGCGCTGCCAGGCGGCGTGGAGGCCCGGCAAGCACCGGAGCCCCCGCGCCGGTGTCGCCCCTGCGTCCCGTGTTCATGCGCCTGCCTGTCCTCCCCGTGCTGCTGCTGTGTCTGATGCTCTCCGGCATCATCGCGGGCGTCCTGCACTTCATGCAGCGCGACCGGCAGGCGCTGGTGGACCAAATGGCGCGCGAGCGACAGGCGCAGCTGCTGGAGGCCGTGCGCGGCGTCTCCGCCGCCCTGGAGAGCGCGGAGGAGGACCTGCGCTTCGCGGGCGAGCTGCTGGCCCAGCCGGGCACCGCCGAGGAGCACCGGCGCGAGATGCGCGCCCTGCTGGAGGCGGCGGGGCAGTACAAGGCCATCCTCGTCTTCGGAACGGACGGCCAGGAACGGCTCCGGCTGGTGGACCGGCGCAGCGCGGCGGCGATGACGCACCAGTTCACCGCGGAGGACCTGGCCCTCACCGTGGCGCAGGCCCGAAGTCATCCGCCGGGCCACGTCGTCTCATCCCCGCCCCTTCCCCGGGCCCAATCGGGCTGGCTGCGCGCCTTCGCCACCGCGCTGCCGGAGGACGCGCAGGACAGCGGCGCCGTCGTCGTGGTGCTGGTGGACGCCGAGCCGCTCTTCGCCCCGCTGAAGCTGCTCGCGTCGGACTCGGAGACGCAGCTGCTGGTGCTGGGAGTCCATGGAACGCCAACAGCGTTGACCCACCCGAACCTGGCGGACAGGTACCGGCGGCTGGACACCGACGGCCACCAGACGCCGGGCCTCACGGCGCTGGCGCGGGCGCTTCGCGCGGGCGAGTCGGGCACGCACGTCATCGAGCGCAAGGAGGCCGCCCGGCTCGGACTGGGCGACTCGGAGGTGGTGGCCACCTTCAGCCCGGTGCGGTTCAAGAATGGCGCGGCATGGCCGGTGGCGACGCTCGCGTCGACGCGCGTGCTCCGGACCCATGAGCGCGGCCTGGTGCTGCGCCTGTCGCTGGCGGCGGTGCTCGTCTCCGGGTTCCTCATCGCCTTCGGTGTGTACGTGGTGCTCGCGCACAGCCGGGCGGAGGCCCTGCGGGAGAGCCAGCTCCATGCGCAGCGGCTGGCGCACCTGCACGACAAGACGCAGAAGATTCTCGACAACATCCCCACCGGGGTCCTGGCGCTCTCCTCCTCCCGGCACATCTCCGCCGCCAACCGCGCGCTGAGCGCCCGCATGCCGGCGGAGGTCGTGGGCCAGCCCCTGACGGCGGCCTTTCCCCAGGCCCAGGCCCCCGTCATCCAGCGGCTGGAGGACCTGGTCCACGCGGCCACGAGCGACGGCCGGGTGCGCAGCCTTCACGGTGAACCGCTCTGCCTCTTCGAAGAGCCCGGCCAGTACAACGTCCACGCGGTGCCGCTGGAGCCGAACACGCCGGAGGTCCACACGCTGGTCGTCATCGAGGACCTGAGCAGCCTGCGCGCGCTGGAAGGACAGCTGCTGCGCGCGGAGAAGCTGGCCACGGTGGGCGTGCTGGCGGCGGGCATCGCCCATGAGATTGGCACGCCGCTGGGCATCGTCCGCGGCCGGGCCGAGTACGTGCAGGAGAAGCTGGGCCGCGAGCACCCGCAGGCGGCGGGCCTGGGCACCATCGTCGAACAGATAGACAGGGTGAGCCGGACGCTGCGCCAGCTGCTCGACTTCTCCCGGCTCCAGCCAGCGGACGCGCAGGCGGTCCCGCTGGAGCCGCTGGCGCACAGCGTGCGGGAGCTGCTGTGGATGGAGGCCGAGCGGCGGCGCCTGAAGCTGGAGGTGACGGTCGCCTCGCCCATGCTGGCGGTGGCGGCCGACCCCGACCAGTTCCAGCAGGTGCTCATCAACCTGGTGCTCAACGCGTGTGACGCGTGCGAGGCCGGCGGACGCGTCCGGCTGAGCGCGAGCATGGACACCGCAGACGCACCGGGCGCCTGGGGCATGGTGCGCGTGGACGTGGAGGACAACGGCTGCGGTATTGCCCCCCGCCACGTTCATCAGGTCTTCGACCCTTTCTTCACCACCAAGAAGCGCGGCCAGGGCACCGGATTGGGCCTGACGATGGTGGCGCACATCGTGCGCAACCACGGAGGCCGTATCGAACTGGACAGCGCGCCAGAGCGAGGCACCCGCGTCACCGTGCGCTGGCCCGCCGCGGCGCCCGCCGGAGAGGAGCGACATGTCGTCTAGAGCCAGGGTCCTCGTCGTCGACGACCACGTCGAGATGGGGCAGATGTTGAGGGAACCGCTGACGGACGACGGCTACAAGGTCGACATCGCCACCGGCGGCGCGGATGCCATCGCCCAGCTGCGCGCACGCGTCTACGACGCGGTGCTGTGCGACCTGCGAATGCAGGACGTGGACGGCTTCGACGTGCTGGACGCCGCGCGCAAGCTGGACCCGGACCTGCCCGTGGTGATGATGACGGCCTTCGGCGGCGTGGAGAGCGCCGTGGAGGCGATGAAGCGCGGCGCGTTCCACTACTTCACCAAGCCCTTCCGGCTGGACGAGGTGCGCCTGTCCCTGGAGCGCGCGCTGGAGCAGCGCCGCCTGCGCACCGAGCACCGCACGCTCAAGCAGCAGGCCGCGGACCGCGGGGGCCTGGGCGCCCTGGTGGGCAGCAGCGCCGCGATGCGCGACCTCTACGCGTTGATTGAGCGGGTGGCCTGGTCCAGCGCCCCGGTGCTGGTACGCGGCGAAAGCGGCAGCGGCAAGGAGCTGGTCGCCCGGGCCCTGCACTTCGAGGGCACCCGGCGCGCGGGGCCCTTCGTGGCCGTCAACTGCACCGCGCTGCCACACGCGCTTCTGGAGAGTGAGCTGTTCGGCCACGTCAAAGGCGCCTTCACCGGCGCCACCACGGCTCGGCGTGGCCTCTTCGTGGAGGCGGACGGCGGCACCCTGTTCCTGGACGAGATTGGCGACATGGCCCCCGAGCTCCAGGCCCGGCTGCTCCGCGTGCTGGAGGACGGCGAGGTGCGGGCCGTGGGCGCGGACGGCACGCGCACGGTGGATGTGCGGGTAGTGGCCGCGACGCACCAGGACCTGGAGACGCGCGTCAAGGAAGGCCGCTTCCGCGCGGACGTCTTCTACCGGCTCAACGTCGTCACGCTGCGGCTGCCACCCCTGCGCGAGCGCCGCGAGGACATCCCCGCGCTCATCGAGCACTTCCTCCAGCAGGCCAAGGCACGCAATCCGCGCTCCACGGTGCAGCGGTTCTCGCCGGAGACGCTGGCCGCGCTGGGGGCCCTTCCCTGGGCGGGCAACGTGCGCGAGCTGGAGAACCTGGTGCAGCGGCTGGTCGTGCTCGGCTCGACGGAGGTGGTGGACCTGCCGCAGCTGCGTCCCCACCTGCCCTCGGACACCAGCCAGGAGAACCACCCGCTGGCCGCGGCGCTGCGCACCATCGTCCCCCTGAGGCAGCTGGAGACGGAGTACATCGCCTGGGCCGTGGCCCGCTGCGGGGGAAACAAGACGAAGGCGGCGGAGCTGCTCGGCATCGACGTCTCCACCATCCACCGGCGCGAGCGCGCGGAAGGCAATCCGCAACGCTGACCTGGGCACGCTGCAACGGTGAGCGGGCCAGGGTTGAGATGTCTCAGAGGGACGGGAGCACGGCACGGGCCTTGTAGATGACACAGGGCATGAACCGAACCCTCCTGTCTCTCCTTGCCGCGGTCAGTCTGGTTGGTTGCGCCTCCAAGCCCAAGACGTCCTCCGTCACGGACAACCTGCCCGACCGGCAGCGCAGCCCCGCCGCCACGGCGGAAACGTCCAACCGGACCTCCGATGAAGACGAGGACGCGGCCCGCCGGGCCACGGGCCCGCTGTCCGCCGAGCCGGTGTACTTCGAGCTCGACTCGGCCACGCTGCGGCCCGAGTCCCGCGACATGCTCGCGCAGCTCGCCACGGGCCTGCGGGAGCGGCCCCTCACGCGGGTGACGGTGTCGGGCCACACCTGCGAGCTGGGGACCACGGAGTACAACATCGCGCTGGGCCACCGGCGCGCGGCCGTGGTGCGCGACTACCTGCGCAACCTGGGCGTGGAGCCCAAGCAGCTCTCCATCGTCTCCTACGGCGAGGAGCGGCCGCTGTCCGAGGCCCACACAGAAGAGGCGTTCCGCAAGAACCGCCGCGCGGAGTTCACCTTCTCCTCGAAGGAGCAGGCCACGCGCGGGGGGCTATAATCGCGCGCGCGATTGATAACCCAGCGCTATCAATCCACGAACAACTTGTTCCTCCCAGTGTTCGACGTGCGCCGCTACCTTCCGGCTTCCACAAGGGGGGACACGCATGAAGACGTGGGTGAAGTGGCTCTGGGGTATCTCGCTGGATGTCGTGGTTCTGGGAGTGGGCGCCGTCGCCAGCTTCGTCGCCTTCGCCGCCTGGTCCGAAGGCACGCTCACTCAGTACTGGACCTTCCGTGTGGGGTTCATGGCGGCCCCCGCGATGGTCATCGCGCTGATATCCGCGGGCGCCCTCCGCGATGCCGCCTGGCATTGCTGGCTGCGATTCGGACTGTTCGAAACGGTTTCGGTCCTGCTGGTCTGGGCGGTGCCAGGCAGTCCCTATGTGGCGGGGACGCGTGTCAGTGAAACCAACGTGCTCTTCAGCCTGGCTGTGCTCCTGGACGTGGCCGTCTACGGGCTGGGGTTGTTCCTGATGAATCGATTCATGCGGCGGCGGTCGCGAGGCCCCTCCGTCGAGAGGCGGGTCCAGACGAAGCGACTTCCCTCCACCGGAAGGTGGCCGACACCTGGAGGGGCGGGCCACTGACCTGCCCCGCTCGTTCTCGACTGTCGGAACAATTGGGACGGCTCAACGCACGGAACTGGCCGCCGCGCGGGCTGTCTCCAGGCCGTCGAGGAACGCGAGGATGCGCTGTGCGCAGCGCTCCGGCTGCTCCAACGGAAAGAGGTGTCCCGCGCCGGGAAGCTCCTCCGTCTGAGGCTCATTCAGGGTGAGGCGTGCCCGCTCCAGCGCGTCGCCCGTCAGCGTGTCGGACTCGCCGCCGCGAATCACCAGGGCCGGGACGTTCACGGTGCCCAGCTCCCGCCAGACGTCCTTGGGAGACGTCTCGAAGACACGCGCCTCCCAGGCCTTGGGGATGGTCAGCTTGAAGCCACCGTCCGGGGCCTCGGTGAGGCCGTGGGTGATGTAGTCCTGGAAGCACTCCGGGTCGAAGCGCGCGAACAGCGGCTTCTTGCCGTAGCTTCGCGAGGCCTCTTCCCGTGCGCCCCAAGACTCACGCCGCCGCCTCGCCAGACTCGCGGGAGGCACGCGGCTTCGCAACCCGAGCAGCGTCAAGGCACGGAGCGCCCATTCCCGCGCCCCCGTGAACAACACCGGGTCCAACGCCACCACGGCCCGGAAGAGCGCGGGAGCCTTCGCGCACGCGAGCAGCGTCGCCACGCCGCCCATGCTGTGCCCCACGCCCACGATGCCCTGCACGCCCTGAGCACGCAGGGCGTGAATCAGGTCATCCGCCATGTCATCCCAGGTCCGCATCTCCAGCGGGTCCGAGCCCGGCACGAGACACCGCGTGCGAAGCGTGAAGACGTGGTAGCGCGGCTTCAGGTGCTCGATGAGCTTCCGGTAGCACCCCGGAGGAAAGCCATTGGCGTGGGCCAGGTGCAGCACCGGACCGGTGCCACCCCAGTCCTCCATCTGAAGGGCTTCGCGCATGTCCCGTCGATTACCCCGGACCGCGGCGAATGTCTTCCGTCACTCGGAGGCGGACCGCCACTGCGGGTGCGCCAGCACGCGCGCCTCGATGTCGGGCGTGAGCTGCCCGCCATGAGGCGCCCGGGAGGACGAGCGCTTCCATCGCTCCAGCCACCGCTCTCCGAGCGGCGCCTCCAACGACTCCCGCCGCGTGGCGCCCACCGTCGTCTCGCCCTTCGTCCCCGTCGACACACCCGCGCCCACGAAGAACCCGGCCAGCAGGAGCGTCACCCGCGTGGGCGTGGCCGCGCTGTACGTGAGCAGCAGCGTGCCCACCCCGTCCTCGCGGCAGTGCCGGCGCACACGGGCCAGCACCGACTCGGTCCACATCTCCGGATTGGACGCCGGTGAGAACGGGTCGAAGTAGACGAGGTCCGCCACGGGCAGCGCGCCATCCAGGTGCGGCACCGCGTCCCCCAGCAGCAGCCGCCAGCGGATGCCCTCCGCCTCCCACACCCCGTCGCGCATCAGCGTCTGCGCCGCGTCACGAAACGGCTGGAGGAAGGGAAAGCCCTCGGCGTCCGCCAGTGCCAGCCGCAGCGGCGCCAGGTCCACCTCGAAGCTGACCACCTCCAGCAGCCGGCGCTGCTCCGCGCCCAGACTCCTGGCACAGGTGAGCGCGGCCACCGCGTTGGTGGCGGCGCCCAGCCCCACGTCATGAATCACCAGCGGCGGCCCTGGCTGACGCAGCCGGTCCGCCAGCCGTGCCTGCTCCACATAGAGGCGCAGCGCTTCCTGCCACGGCCCCACGGAGGGGTGCATCACCTCGCCATGGCCCAGGTGCCGCACGGCGCGAGCGCCATTGCGCAGGGTGATGAGCTCGAAGTCGCCGTCGCGCGGGTTGGCTTCGGGTGCGGTGCTCACCCGACCTCCTTCAGCGTCACCTC from Myxococcus xanthus encodes the following:
- a CDS encoding bifunctional acetate--CoA ligase family protein/GNAT family N-acetyltransferase yields the protein MDTRAPGTSKTDPSYNVLHLQRTRLPLDVLFAPRSVAVVGATERPGSVGRTVLWNLISNPFGGTVYPINPKRPNVLGIKAWPSLGALPERVDLAIVVTPAQAVPGVIQECAELGIRGAIILSAGFKEIGAEGERLEQEILRIAQAAQVRIIGPNCLGVMRPPSGFNATFAGAMARPGNVAFISQSGALLTSILDWSLREAVGFSAFVSVGSMLDVGWGDLIDFLADDPMTRSILLYMESIGDARAFLSAAREVALTKPIIVIKAGRTAQAAQAAASHTGSLTGSDEVLSAAFRRTGVLRVDSIADLFYMAETLARQPRPAGRRLTVLTNAGGPGVLATDALVSGGGELATLSASTLQALDAFLPPQWSHGNPVDILGDADPERFAKALEVTGQDEGSDGLLVILTPQDMTEPTQTADRLKPYAKLHGKPVLASWMGGSEVAAGERILNDAGIPTFGYPDTAARIFNYMWRYTYNLAGLYETPALAQAVGSARDEVRRWVESARAEGRTLLTEYESKKLLAAYGIPTVETRLAVTEDAAVAEAAALGFPVVVKLHSLTVTHKTEVGGVRLNLPDAQAVRAAFRDIRTRLEAMGQGSAFDGVSVQPMVRLDGYELIVGSSVDAQFGPVLLFGAGGTLVEVFRDRALGLPPLNTTLARRMMEQTRIYEALKGVRGRPPVDLKALEQLMVRFSQLVAEQRFVKEVDINPLLASPERLLALDARVVLHPASVTEAELPKLAIEPYPNQYVAPYRLRNGEEILLRPIRPEDEPKMAEFHRTLSEQTVFLRYAGLMQLSTRVAHERLSRICFNDYAREMALVAERKDGELLGVGRLTRLRGTRDAEFAILISDPVQRQGLGAEMLKRLVDIGRDWGMERIVADILAGNRAMQTISRKLGFSILQHEELSPDMVKAVKVL
- a CDS encoding DUF2378 family protein — translated: MTPSEKLVFNQTVEALFVRALENRLTPACREHLRRAGLELDQKLERAYTLEQWKEFLRIAAGHVYGGVPAEAAYYSLGERFMDAYFGTFFGRALLGVVRLAGPRRMLLRAGMGFRAGNNFSVVEIVERSPTSVELRMNDVLADLPTFSAGLLARAVELCGGWRVVSIPEEFDGTAATFHIRWSEAPAEAALTATDDDSGASRPRA
- a CDS encoding sigma 54-interacting transcriptional regulator, giving the protein MAVNCGALPPELLESELFGHVRGAFTGATKPREGLFGVARGGTLFLDEVGEASPRVQVKLLRVHQERRFREDLYYRLAVLPIVMPPLRERIEDIPILATRFLEQAAARNGLRLPLLAPEDDVRSEHVARMFDPPTSARARSDSTREEEPELLSASGELPTLREARDRFERRSKGNVAAAARMASRNRTDVYELLRRHGLSPADFK
- a CDS encoding DUF4142 domain-containing protein, with the translated sequence MRITRAMLGVAMVGTAVMLAGCGESSASENTLGPQQAAAGHPVTLTDGQILGVLLVANAGEVILGQVGQAQATDPTARDFNARMVTMHSEVIQRLEKLAMAQGIAPAESPVSQHLQQTAQKTVDLLSATQAPAFDLSVMDAQVAAHAGTALLGDSLLAMQVQNPALKEELMAIRKTVQAHLQEASNIQTTLYNAKQP
- a CDS encoding DUF3014 domain-containing protein, with translation MSNPEVVTKSPRRMHWGVGVAALVMLFAGVGTWLVLRQSATELPHPSMAVIPKPSHPGVAPRAEPPLPSSSEMDALLRTRLARASLMPEFATWLKEQDLLRRFVTVVGNVANGDSPREAVSFLAPAGTFEARRKAGKLVIEKQSYARYDVIGKVVGSLDVGVLVSTYREVRHLAERLHKETARPGSTFDATLHLAFEQVLAVPVIDGDVEVLPKGALFVYADPKLEGLTAAQKHLLRMGPQNLRRIQDKVREASQQLTQQASRR